The stretch of DNA CCTGGTGGACGAGACCGCCTGCGCCACGGGAGAGATGATTTTCGACTTGATCGCGGCCCTGGGAGGCTCCCTGGATCCTTCCAGCGCCGTCGCTCTGTACACGGCGCTCGTGACGGACACCGGTCACTTCCGCTTCTCCAAGACGAGCCCCCGCTCCCACCGGATCGCGGCGGAGCTGCTCCGCATGGGGGTCGATCCGTCGCACGTGTATCAGGAAGTCTACGAACGGCATTCCGAAGGGTTCGTGAGATTGATGGGCCAGGCTCTCGCGGCATGCCGGATCGAGCCGGGCGGGGCCCTCGCCTGGATCGCCCTGCGCCGGGCGCAAATCGAGGCCTGCGGCGCCGAGGACGCCGACACCTCGGAAATGGTGAACCAGCTCTTCGGCATCCAGGGAGTGCGAATCTGCCTGCTCTTCAAGGAGCTGCCCGACGGCAGGATCAAGGTCAGCCTTCGATCGAAAGGGGCCCTCGACGTGAACCGGATTGCGAGCCGCTACGGAGGCGGGGGTCATCAGAACGCCTCCGGGGCGATCGTGGAGGGGCCGTTCGAAGCGGCCGTTCAGCGGGTGGTGACGGATGCGCGGGCGCTACTCCCCTGAGCCGCTGCGCCTCCACGCGGGGCTGCTGCTGTCGGGATGCGGTCACTTCGACGGATCCGACGTTCAGGAGGCCGTTCTGAGCGGCCTGGCGCTGGACCGGGTGGGGGCGAAGGTCGTCGCCCTGGCGCCGCGGCGCCCGCAGCTTCACACGGCGGACCACACCGTCGGCGACGAGATGGAGGCTCCCGGCCGCGACGCGCTGCTGGAGTCGTCCCGGATTCTGCACGACAAGATCTACCCGCTGTCGGAGTTTCCTCTGGAGACGCTGCAGGCGCTGGTCGTACCCGGCGGGTTCGGCGTGGCGAAAAACCTGATGACCTCCTTCGCGGAGCTGGGCCAGGTCCGCCGGGCCCATCCCGACGCCGGGGAGGCAATCCGCCACTTCTTCAGGAATCGCAAGCCGGTGGGGGTCATCGGTCTGGGGGACATCCTGGTCCGGCACCTTACCGGGGAACCCTTGGAGGATCCCCGGCCCGGCCTGGACCCGGCCGGAATCGTCGTCGACCGCGAAAGAAGAATCGTCGCCACCCCGGGATTCAAGTCCTTCACGCGGGTCTCGGAAGTGGCGTTCGGAATCGATGCGATGGTCGCCGAGCTGATTCGGCTGGTGCGGGAGGGATGAAGGTCCGCGTGCTTCTCTTCGCTCGACTCAAGGAGCTCGCCGGCACGGGCTCCCTGGAGGTGGAGCTTCCGGAGAAGGCCACCCTGGCGGACGTCTGGCGCGCCGTTCAATCGATGGCCGCGGGCCTCGGGGCGGTGCGCCCTCCGCCGCTGATGGTGCGCGACCTGGAATACGCTCCGCCCGACACGCCCCTGTCGGGCGGGGAGGAAGTGGCCTTCCTGCCGCCGGTGAGCGGCGGATGAGCGGCGCAGAGGCCGGCATGTACCGCCTGGTCG from Candidatus Polarisedimenticolia bacterium encodes:
- a CDS encoding bifunctional oligoribonuclease/PAP phosphatase NrnA; this encodes MNAAGVVRIKQEIVRARTILLSTHQNPDGDGLGSEIALQAYLRSVGKSAVILNPDPVPERYRFLDPGGEIGVFDGAAGAELVRSCDLLFMLDNSSLNRLGKMEGAIRATEAVRICIDHHDTTDRFWTVNLVDETACATGEMIFDLIAALGGSLDPSSAVALYTALVTDTGHFRFSKTSPRSHRIAAELLRMGVDPSHVYQEVYERHSEGFVRLMGQALAACRIEPGGALAWIALRRAQIEACGAEDADTSEMVNQLFGIQGVRICLLFKELPDGRIKVSLRSKGALDVNRIASRYGGGGHQNASGAIVEGPFEAAVQRVVTDARALLP
- a CDS encoding MoaD/ThiS family protein, which encodes MKVRVLLFARLKELAGTGSLEVELPEKATLADVWRAVQSMAAGLGAVRPPPLMVRDLEYAPPDTPLSGGEEVAFLPPVSGG
- a CDS encoding isoprenoid biosynthesis protein ElbB, whose protein sequence is MRGRYSPEPLRLHAGLLLSGCGHFDGSDVQEAVLSGLALDRVGAKVVALAPRRPQLHTADHTVGDEMEAPGRDALLESSRILHDKIYPLSEFPLETLQALVVPGGFGVAKNLMTSFAELGQVRRAHPDAGEAIRHFFRNRKPVGVIGLGDILVRHLTGEPLEDPRPGLDPAGIVVDRERRIVATPGFKSFTRVSEVAFGIDAMVAELIRLVREG